Proteins encoded by one window of Chryseobacterium foetidum:
- a CDS encoding alpha/beta hydrolase family protein encodes MERIYLTNPDGAKICLHIFKPENDSRKLLLINSATGVRQQIYFSLAAFLKRKGFTVITYDYEGIGLSKPVNFKKSKASMRSWGTSDFKIITEFLIKIFPNHTKFCLGHSVGALILGMNEYSKIFEKFIFVATQNAFIGNLKWKTKLEAFLGFGFVQPFFTELFGYFPAHWFGLGESLPKNCAYDWRTLILNRKSTNRLLEKTIDYSKDLNQNVLVLYAEDDVWLTEKGVKSLMNETYSNLKPQFRILKTSESEKGKIGHINFFRSYNENLWDIILHEMES; translated from the coding sequence ATGGAAAGAATATATCTTACCAATCCTGATGGTGCGAAAATTTGTCTGCATATTTTCAAACCCGAAAATGACAGTAGAAAACTTTTGCTCATCAACTCTGCAACGGGTGTTCGGCAGCAGATTTATTTCTCTTTAGCTGCATTTTTAAAAAGAAAAGGCTTCACCGTTATTACTTATGATTATGAAGGAATTGGGCTTTCAAAACCTGTTAATTTCAAAAAATCAAAGGCATCAATGCGGTCATGGGGAACTTCGGATTTTAAAATAATCACTGAATTTTTAATTAAAATCTTTCCAAATCATACCAAATTTTGCCTCGGACATTCGGTTGGTGCATTGATTTTAGGAATGAATGAATATTCTAAAATATTTGAAAAATTTATTTTCGTTGCAACTCAAAATGCCTTTATCGGAAACCTAAAATGGAAAACAAAACTCGAAGCTTTTCTCGGGTTCGGATTTGTTCAGCCATTTTTTACAGAGCTATTTGGTTATTTTCCAGCACATTGGTTTGGACTGGGAGAAAGTCTTCCAAAAAATTGCGCTTATGACTGGAGAACCTTAATTTTGAACCGGAAATCCACCAACAGATTATTAGAAAAGACGATTGATTATTCTAAAGATTTAAATCAAAATGTTTTGGTTTTATACGCTGAAGATGATGTCTGGCTGACGGAAAAAGGGGTGAAGTCTTTAATGAATGAAACTTACTCCAATTTAAAACCTCAATTCAGAATTCTAAAAACTTCGGAATCTGAAAAAGGAAAAATAGGTCACATCAATTTTTTCAGAAGCTATAATGAGAATCTTTGGGATATCATTCTGCATGAGATGGAATCGTGA